The following coding sequences lie in one Saccharopolyspora hordei genomic window:
- a CDS encoding EamA family transporter, whose product MHVAQIDSGASSGRRPLSGLVQVPARALGAVPPPLLVLLGVISLQVGAAFAKQLFTMAGASGVVALRLTFAALVLLVVWRPSLRLDRTTLAVVAGYGAVLAGMNVCIYQAFERIPLGAAVTIEFLGPLAVAVLGSRRKLDVLWAVLAGLGVFLLARVEGGLDLVGVGFALVAGALWGTYILVGAKLGSRTTGGSGLALGMAFGALVAAPFGIAEAGTALLNPAVLVAGLVVALMSSVVPYSLELEALRRIPARVFGVLMSLEPAVAALAGLVVLGELLGAWQWVAIGCVVIASVGSVTTAKSARTPEDTAAN is encoded by the coding sequence GTGCACGTCGCGCAGATCGACTCGGGTGCCTCGTCGGGCAGGCGACCGCTGTCCGGCCTGGTGCAGGTCCCGGCCCGGGCGCTCGGGGCGGTCCCGCCCCCGCTGCTGGTGCTGCTGGGCGTGATCAGCCTCCAGGTCGGTGCCGCCTTCGCCAAGCAGCTGTTCACCATGGCGGGCGCGTCCGGTGTGGTGGCGCTGCGGCTGACGTTCGCCGCGCTGGTCCTGCTGGTGGTCTGGCGCCCGTCGCTGCGACTGGACCGGACGACGCTGGCGGTGGTGGCCGGGTACGGCGCGGTGCTGGCGGGCATGAACGTCTGCATCTACCAGGCGTTCGAGCGCATCCCGCTGGGCGCGGCGGTGACCATCGAGTTCCTCGGGCCGCTGGCGGTGGCGGTGCTCGGGTCCCGCCGCAAGCTGGACGTGCTGTGGGCGGTGCTGGCCGGGCTGGGCGTGTTCCTGCTGGCCCGTGTCGAAGGCGGCCTGGACCTGGTGGGCGTGGGCTTCGCGCTCGTGGCCGGTGCGCTGTGGGGGACCTACATCCTGGTCGGCGCGAAGCTCGGCAGCCGCACCACCGGTGGTTCCGGCCTGGCGCTGGGCATGGCCTTCGGTGCCTTGGTCGCGGCCCCGTTCGGCATCGCCGAGGCGGGCACCGCGCTGCTCAACCCCGCGGTGCTGGTCGCGGGCCTGGTCGTGGCGCTGATGTCCTCGGTGGTCCCGTACTCGCTGGAGCTGGAGGCGCTGCGCCGCATCCCGGCGCGGGTCTTCGGCGTGCTGATGAGCCTGGAGCCGGCGGTGGCCGCCCTGGCGGGGCTGGTGGTGCTGGGCGAGCTCCTCGGCGCGTGGCAGTGGGTGGCGATCGGCTGCGTGGTCATCGCCTCGGTCGGCTCGGTCACCACGGCCAAGTCGGCCCGCACCCCCGAGGACACCGCCGCCAACTAG